GCTTTAAGTTCTCGCAGGTGATGGGCATTGCATAATGCGCGACTGACCTGGACGAGTTGATAATAGGGATTCCAGTGGTAGTGGACAACTACGCCCTTGATATCAGTCAATACTTCAATGTCTTTACGTTTATCTGCAACTCGATACCAGGTCAGACTTTCAGTTGAAACCACATGTAACCACTTGGTTTTACCACCAATCCTGAATCCAGTTTCGTCCAGATGTTTAACTGGGGAAGTTTTGACCTTGGACGCAATCTCCATTACTATTGGTTCTATTATTTTGGCAAGAGTCAAAGTTATATTTGCGATTGTCCCTGGTGTCATTCGACAACCGAATAAATCATCTACAACTTCGCTCAATCTGTCTTCTGGAATAAAATGTTGGTGATATAGATAAGCCGCAACTGCTCTAATTCTTGCTCCATACTGTACTGGCGCTTTCACAGATTCTGGAAAAATCCCTTGTATGAGAGCCTTACATCCGGGACTTCAAGGGGCGACAATGGTTGCTAAACCGAGCCAGATAAAGGTTTAGAAGGCACAGACCCTTTGAAAAAATGGGCTATTCTGGAGTGCTTATTGAGAATGAAATATGCAGGTGTCACAGACCCGCTTCTAGATATCTATTTTATGGTAAAAAAGAACGGTCTCGTAAATTGAACAAGACCATCATCATAATGTTGCCCTCATTCTATCAAAAGTTTTTAGAGAAATACCTGAGTCAATCACAGTTAATAACTTTGAAGATGTTGGTGTGGTTGTTACAAAATCAAAAACAAGTCAGATTAGAAAGGCTGGCTGCAACACTACCTTTACCCATACAGCAAAATAGTCGGAGGCGACACTTACAAAGATTCCTAACGCTGAATGCTTTGAGTGTAGTGTTACTGTGGTTTCCCATAATTGAAGAGATACTTGGTAAGCAAATCAAAGCTGGCTCACAAGTAATTATTGCACTAGATAGAACACAATGGAAAGAAAATAATGTGCTAATGGTAAGTGTAATTTACCAAAAAAGAGCATGGCCAATATATTGGTACTTGTTAGAAAAAGATGGTTGCAGTAACTTCCAAGAGCAACAAAAAGTTTTACGCCCAGTGATTCGCTTGTTAAAAAATTACAAAATAGTGATTATTGGCGATAGAGAGTTTCATAGTATAGAATTAGCGGAGTGGTTACACAGGAAGAATCTCAGCTTTGTATTCCGTCAAAAAAAGGACACAACCTTCCGAGAGAAAAGACAAAAATTTCAGCCTTGAAGCAGCATTGATATTTATCCAGGAATCCGCCAGTTTTATTTGGGTATCAATTTGACTCAAAAACGAGGGTTTGGCAGATTTAATTTAGCAGTATATTGGAAAAGAAAATATCGCAATAAACAGGAAACAGAACCTTGGTATTTATTAACTAATCTGCCTGATTTAGAAACTGCTGCTCAAATCTACGGAGCGCGTTTCGGCATTGAAGCTATGTTCCGTGATTGTAAAACAGGTGGTTATAATCTCGAAGGTTCTAAAGCTAATCCTGATAGACTTGTGCGTTTAATTTTCTTAATTGCTTTAGCCATGACAAGTGCTTGGTTACACGGACAAAGAACTAAATTGCAAAAACAAGAATCTTATATTTGTCGCACTCAAGAAAAAAGTCGAACTTCTAAACGACATAGTAATTTTTGGATAGGTTTATATGGTCAAAATTGGATAGTCGCTTGGAATGAATGTCAAGCATGGGTTGAGGAACTGGTCGCTTCCATTCGCAATAAGCAGAGCTTTTATCTCAGGGGTTTAAGGGCTATGAAGCTTATACAGAAAGCACTTTAGCTCCATTGTCGCCCCTTGAAGTCATCAAGACTAGGTGTATCAATGACTCCTGAAGAAGAACAACAGATAAAAGAATATTCTCGTGCAATAGCAAAGATACTGTACAAAAGTACTACGGGTGAGCAACTCACAAGTTTGGCAAAAATAGAAGAAGTAGTACGCTCTCAAATGCGGAAGCATGTAATGCCAGAAGTAGGGTTTTTTTATCGAAAATGCCGCAGGAGAAAGCCGCGGATACAAACGAAAAATAAAAAGTATTATTGGAGAACTGCCAATTACAAACTCTCAAGCACAAAAGCTAGAAATTAGACCCCATAATCAATTGAGTCCATATTTAGAAGCTTGTTGCTTACGAATCAGCGCGTCGGTATCGTATCAACGTGCGGCAGAAGATATTGAATATTTAACTGGTGTAGAAGTATCAAAAAGTGTGCAGTAACGATTAGTGCATCGTCAAAATTTTGAATTACCGCAAGTAGAATCAACTGTGGAAGAATTGAGTGTGGATGGAGGAAATATACGCATTCGTACAATCAAGGGACAAGTCTGTGATTGGAAGGGTTATAAAGCTACCTGCTTACATGAAAAACAAGCTATTGCTGCCTCATTTCAAGAAAATAGTCTTGTAATTGATTGGGTCAAAAGCCAATCAATTGCTCCTATCTTGACCTGTCTTGGCGATGGCCATGACGGTATTTGGAATATTGTCCGCGATTTTGCTCCCGAACACCAGCGTCGGGAAGTACTTGATTGGTTTCATCTGATGGAAAACCTACACAAGATTGGCGGTTCTAATCAACGGCTCAATCAGGCTAAAATCCTTCTCTGGCAAGGAAAAGTTGATGATGCTATCGCTGTCTTTGCTGACTGTCAGCTAAAACAAGCTTTTAATTTCTGTACTTATCTTGAGAAACATCGACACCGGATTGTCAATTACCAATATTATCAAGCAGAACAAATCTGTTCCATTGGTTCTGGTGCTATTGAGTCTACTGTCAAACAGATTGACCGTCGAACCAAAATTTCTGGCGCACAATGGAAATCTGATAACGTTCCTCAAGTCTTAGCTCAACGCCAGAGCTTATCTCAATGGATTAATCTTTGCTCACTAAATAAAAACTGGGATGCTCCCTAAAGAATTTAAATATCATCAGGTAGAAAATATCGAAATTACCGAAAAAATTCCTGGCATCAAAGAAGAGAATCAATCGAAATATTATCAAATATCAGCCAGAGTTGATGAAAATAAAGATGTTATTGAACCAGAAAGGTTAAGTGCCGGAAGGTTTATAATTGCTACAAATGTTTTGTCAGATAAAGAACTGAGCAACGAGAAAATGCTGTCTGAATATAAAGCACAACAGTCATGTGAGAGATGATTTAGTTTTCTCAAAAGCCCTTTATTTTTAGTAGATAATATTTTTCTGAAAAGCCCAGAAAGAATAGAAGCATTAGCAATGATAATGGGGTTATGTTTGCTAGTTTATACTTTAGCACAAAGAGAGATTAGAGCGGCTTTAAAGTCCTTAAACTATACTGTAAACAATCAATTAGGAAGAGCCATAAATAATCCGACAATGCGGTGGATATTTCAATGTTTTCAATCAGTTTATCCTGTGAAGTTTCACCAAAAAGCAGAATTTTATAATTTAACATCAGAAATGAAGTACATTCTCCTATTCCTCCTAGAAGCTTGCTGTAATTACTATAGATATATAAGTTGATTTATGAGTATTATTAATATTTTAGTTATCTAATTTGACTCATTAATAAAA
The Nostoc punctiforme PCC 73102 genome window above contains:
- a CDS encoding IS66 family transposase; the protein is MKAPVQYGARIRAVAAYLYHQHFIPEDRLSEVVDDLFGCRMTPGTIANITLTLAKIIEPIVMEIASKVKTSPVKHLDETGFRIGGKTKWLHVVSTESLTWYRVADKRKDIEVLTDIKGVVVHYHWNPYYQLVQVSRALCNAHHLRELKALEEIEQEPWAKSMKKLLLLACNYKHRYQSGIPKNIVTRLNQLYEQILK
- a CDS encoding transposase; the protein is MLPSFYQKFLEKYLSQSQLITLKMLVWLLQNQKQVRLERLAATLPLPIQQNSRRRHLQRFLTLNALSVVLLWFPIIEEILGKQIKAGSQVIIALDRTQWKENNVLMVSVIYQKRAWPIYWYLLEKDGCSNFQEQQKVLRPVIRLLKNYKIVIIGDREFHSIELAEWLHRKNLSFVFRQKKDTTFREKRQKFQP